A part of Chloroflexota bacterium genomic DNA contains:
- a CDS encoding aldo/keto reductase, which produces MQYRHLGKAGVKVSELSLGAWVTYGNQFGVPEAKEIMAAAYDAGVNFFDNAEAYASGQAETIMGEALKDLGWARKDYLISTKIFWGGSGPNDRGLSYKHIIEGVNGALKRLQLDYVDFVYAHRPDPETPIEETVFAFNQVIREGKAFYWGTSEWSAAEVMRATDFARRNNLRPPSMEQPQYNLFHRRRFEVEYAPLYKELGYGTTTWSPLAGGILSGKYNDGDIPKGSRADLKDFSWMKERAQDKVKIEASRKLAELAAELGITEAQLSLAWLLKNPNVSTVITGASRVSQVQENMIAVDAKEKLTDDVMARIHEIVKDIEN; this is translated from the coding sequence ATGCAATATCGGCATTTAGGTAAAGCTGGTGTAAAAGTATCGGAATTATCCCTGGGCGCCTGGGTCACATATGGCAACCAGTTCGGTGTGCCGGAGGCCAAAGAGATCATGGCCGCCGCATATGATGCAGGTGTGAATTTCTTTGACAATGCCGAGGCTTATGCCTCAGGGCAGGCAGAGACCATCATGGGCGAAGCCCTCAAAGACCTGGGTTGGGCTCGCAAGGACTACCTCATTTCTACCAAGATCTTCTGGGGCGGCAGCGGTCCCAATGACCGCGGGCTCTCCTATAAGCACATCATCGAAGGTGTGAACGGCGCGCTAAAACGCCTCCAGTTGGATTATGTAGATTTTGTCTATGCCCACCGGCCCGACCCCGAGACCCCTATCGAAGAAACCGTCTTCGCTTTCAATCAAGTCATCCGCGAGGGAAAGGCTTTCTATTGGGGCACTTCCGAATGGTCCGCCGCTGAAGTCATGCGAGCAACCGACTTCGCCCGGCGCAATAACCTCCGACCGCCATCCATGGAACAGCCGCAATACAACCTCTTCCACCGGCGACGCTTCGAAGTGGAATATGCCCCGCTCTATAAGGAACTGGGCTATGGCACAACCACCTGGAGCCCCCTGGCCGGCGGCATCCTCTCCGGCAAGTACAATGACGGCGATATCCCCAAGGGCAGCCGCGCTGACCTGAAGGATTTCAGCTGGATGAAAGAACGCGCTCAGGATAAGGTCAAAATTGAAGCCTCCCGCAAGCTGGCAGAACTGGCTGCGGAATTGGGCATCACCGAAGCGCAGCTCTCATTGGCCTGGCTGCTCAAGAACCCCAATGTCAGCACGGTCATCACCGGTGCCAGCCGGGTGAGTCAGGTACAGGAAAATATGATAGCTGTGGATGCCAAAGAAAAACTGACCGACGATGTCATGGCACGCATTCACGAGATCGTCAAGGATATTGAGAATTGA
- a CDS encoding serine/threonine-protein kinase, with translation MSLVINSLLKERYRINAVLAQSGMGTVYQAYDETLNIQVAVKENRYTTEVHSRQFRNEATLLAGLRHPNLPRVIDHFVLPDQGEYLVMDLIAGQDLSQCLNGLGQPMPEDAVIQIGVAVCQALDYLHSRKPPIIHRDIKPANLKQTPEGQIVLVDFGLAKHFQQGEKTTTGAAGSTSGYSPIEQYGQGVTDARSDIYALGATLYTLLTCEVPPESLTRAIGEDPILPITAFNPNVSPDLAAVITKAIAIHPEGRFPSTAAMREALLAIRPQAEQPVLKQSSTATAPSSPTVRKRSIWAWLAPVLFVVLASAATAIFLLGRNGAETPTTTITATTEATTLPATPNPTDNNPTIETEPVVVIVPTETLAPATEQTPQPQIAFVSERDGLPQIYLVNQDGTGLKALTHAAEGACQPEWSPDGSRLAYISPCPGLQERYDGASIFVLTLSTGRSDLISTLATGDYDPAWSPDGSKLAFTSLQTGKPQIFIYSFDSGQTENLMNRSTISRMPAWSPEGSQIIFVAPSPATNQPILFLVDAEGQNEPQAILGQSYTHALRPVWSEVDNLILFDLGSGGLLGQLPRSGGLSDPIETGLRIALTIDISPDGKILSFAGAPNGEALDIYLLPLGGGEAVVIAPNPAEDYQPAWRP, from the coding sequence TTGAGCCTGGTCATCAATTCCCTACTAAAAGAACGCTATCGAATCAACGCCGTTCTGGCGCAGAGCGGCATGGGGACGGTGTATCAGGCCTATGATGAAACCCTTAATATCCAGGTGGCGGTCAAAGAAAACCGCTACACCACCGAGGTACATTCCCGCCAGTTTCGCAACGAGGCCACCCTGTTGGCCGGGCTGCGGCACCCCAACCTGCCGCGGGTGATTGACCATTTTGTATTGCCAGACCAGGGTGAATATCTGGTCATGGATCTGATCGCCGGGCAGGATCTGTCGCAATGCCTAAACGGTCTCGGTCAGCCCATGCCGGAAGATGCGGTCATCCAAATTGGCGTGGCGGTATGCCAGGCGCTGGATTATCTACACAGCCGTAAACCACCCATCATCCACCGGGATATCAAACCGGCTAACCTCAAACAAACTCCTGAGGGTCAGATCGTGCTGGTCGATTTTGGCCTGGCAAAGCACTTTCAGCAGGGCGAAAAGACCACCACAGGCGCGGCAGGCAGCACCTCCGGCTACTCCCCCATTGAACAATACGGTCAGGGTGTCACTGATGCCCGTTCGGATATTTATGCCCTGGGCGCCACGCTCTATACCCTGCTAACCTGCGAAGTGCCGCCGGAATCCCTCACCCGCGCCATCGGGGAAGATCCCATTTTGCCCATCACCGCGTTCAACCCAAATGTCAGCCCTGACTTGGCTGCAGTGATTACTAAAGCGATTGCGATCCACCCTGAAGGCCGCTTTCCTTCCACCGCGGCAATGCGAGAAGCCTTGCTAGCAATCCGTCCCCAGGCAGAACAACCTGTCCTAAAACAGTCTTCTACTGCAACGGCCCCATCCTCTCCAACAGTCAGAAAGCGATCCATCTGGGCCTGGCTGGCACCGGTGCTGTTCGTGGTTCTGGCCTCCGCTGCCACAGCCATCTTCCTGCTCGGGAGAAACGGCGCAGAGACGCCAACAACAACAATCACCGCCACCACCGAGGCCACGACGCTACCTGCCACACCTAATCCGACCGATAATAATCCAACCATAGAAACTGAGCCTGTGGTCGTGATTGTTCCTACTGAAACACTCGCCCCTGCCACTGAACAAACCCCTCAACCCCAGATCGCCTTCGTTTCAGAAAGAGACGGCCTGCCACAGATCTATCTCGTGAACCAGGATGGCACTGGCCTCAAGGCCCTGACCCATGCAGCGGAAGGCGCCTGTCAGCCGGAATGGTCCCCGGATGGCAGCCGCTTAGCATATATTTCCCCCTGCCCTGGGCTGCAAGAACGTTATGATGGCGCAAGCATCTTTGTGCTCACGCTTTCCACGGGGCGCAGCGACCTGATCTCCACCCTCGCAACCGGGGATTATGACCCTGCCTGGTCACCAGATGGCAGCAAATTAGCCTTCACCTCGCTCCAAACCGGCAAACCCCAGATATTCATCTATTCCTTTGACAGCGGCCAAACGGAAAACCTGATGAACCGCTCCACAATCAGCCGTATGCCCGCCTGGTCACCGGAAGGCAGCCAGATCATTTTCGTCGCACCCAGCCCGGCGACCAACCAGCCGATCCTCTTCCTGGTGGATGCCGAAGGGCAGAACGAACCTCAGGCGATTCTAGGACAATCGTACACCCATGCCCTGCGGCCTGTCTGGTCAGAAGTTGATAACCTGATCCTTTTTGACCTGGGCAGCGGCGGCCTCCTCGGGCAGCTTCCCCGCTCTGGCGGCCTGAGCGACCCCATTGAAACAGGATTGAGGATAGCCCTCACCATAGATATCTCACCGGATGGCAAGATACTTTCCTTTGCCGGCGCACCAAACGGCGAGGCGCTCGATATTTACCTCCTGCCCCTTGGAGGGGGCGAAGCCGTCGTTATCGCGCCCAATCCCGCAGAGGACTATCAGCCTGCCTGGCGACCCTAA
- a CDS encoding serine/threonine-protein kinase — protein sequence MTLGKGFLLNNRYRIQDILGQGGMGAVYRALDENLNVTVAVKENSFFSEEYARQFQREAQILASLRHPNLPRVFDYFVIDQEGQYLVMDYIEGDDLRQWMSREEKITEAEAIQIGVAICNALIYLHSRVPAIVHRDIKPGNVKITPTGEVILVDFGLVKVMDNKEITTTAARAMTPGYSPPEQYGPDPTDHRSDIFSLGATLYAALAGYLAEDSLARATGKATLTRLWEYSPHLSDLTIEAIEKAINLRFEDRWQTAQEFKDALIAARRTLPLDQRSSPRLAMMTQTEPDRRTIPSQRKMTLPPWADKAWKVLFGKKKKFDPIWAIFTFLSFVVLSLLIYVLLDPQGFSSVFHTPSQTTATYVARETESIGLLGTPDPNTTEFVISQTQNVTPTPTGGSSGIIAFTSDRSGLPQIWSIDVSTGQTTQLTDLMDGACQADWSPDGKQIVFTSPCTRKRVSYPGSSLFILNVENQQITSLPPSLEGDFDPTWSPNGQWIAYTSLVNGQAQIMKINVADFDTIIRLSDGTFDDFQPAWSEDGRQLAFIRLRSVGQVWLMGQDGENPIQFTLSGAIDDSNPVWFPEEDLIIFSQVLGLGSPSKQLFGMRLEDIGQSEEYIILPGALSSYIPLMDHADIAPDGNWLAFDYWYSDLLSDIYIMTFPGSNLTQVTIDPGLDYDPAWKPVH from the coding sequence ATGACATTAGGTAAAGGTTTTCTACTCAATAATCGCTATCGCATCCAGGATATCCTTGGACAAGGGGGAATGGGAGCCGTCTATCGCGCCCTGGACGAAAATCTGAACGTCACTGTCGCGGTTAAGGAAAACTCCTTTTTCTCAGAAGAATACGCACGCCAATTCCAACGTGAGGCGCAAATCCTGGCCTCCCTTCGCCATCCCAACCTGCCCCGGGTATTCGATTATTTCGTGATCGACCAGGAAGGGCAATATCTGGTCATGGACTATATCGAAGGGGACGACCTGCGCCAGTGGATGTCCCGCGAAGAGAAGATCACTGAAGCGGAAGCCATCCAAATTGGCGTAGCCATCTGCAACGCGTTGATCTACCTGCATTCCCGCGTTCCAGCCATTGTCCACCGCGATATCAAACCCGGCAACGTCAAGATCACCCCGACTGGTGAAGTCATTTTGGTGGATTTCGGTCTGGTGAAAGTGATGGATAACAAAGAAATCACCACGACGGCTGCGCGGGCAATGACGCCCGGTTACTCCCCGCCTGAACAATATGGCCCCGATCCCACCGATCACCGCTCCGACATTTTCTCACTAGGCGCCACGCTATATGCCGCCCTGGCCGGATATCTGGCAGAGGACAGCCTTGCTCGGGCTACCGGCAAAGCCACACTCACCCGTCTCTGGGAGTATAGCCCCCATCTCTCCGATTTAACTATCGAAGCTATTGAAAAAGCGATCAATTTACGTTTTGAAGACCGCTGGCAAACGGCCCAGGAATTCAAAGATGCGTTAATTGCAGCCCGTCGCACACTCCCCCTGGACCAAAGGTCCAGCCCGCGTCTGGCAATGATGACTCAAACGGAACCGGATAGAAGAACCATTCCATCCCAACGAAAAATGACCTTACCCCCCTGGGCGGATAAGGCCTGGAAGGTTTTATTCGGCAAAAAGAAGAAATTTGACCCCATTTGGGCCATTTTTACCTTCCTGTCATTTGTAGTACTCTCTCTGTTGATCTATGTACTCCTCGATCCCCAGGGTTTTTCGTCCGTATTCCATACACCCTCGCAAACAACGGCCACCTATGTTGCCCGTGAAACTGAATCCATCGGCCTTTTAGGAACACCTGATCCAAACACCACCGAGTTTGTGATCAGCCAGACCCAAAACGTTACCCCAACCCCCACCGGTGGCAGCTCAGGGATCATCGCTTTCACATCTGACCGCAGCGGACTGCCCCAAATCTGGTCCATTGACGTTTCCACAGGGCAGACCACGCAGCTGACGGACCTGATGGATGGCGCTTGTCAGGCGGATTGGTCGCCGGATGGCAAACAGATCGTCTTCACCTCGCCCTGCACCAGAAAGCGCGTCTCCTACCCTGGTTCCAGCTTGTTTATCCTGAATGTGGAAAATCAGCAGATCACATCATTGCCGCCATCCCTGGAAGGCGATTTCGACCCAACCTGGTCACCCAATGGGCAGTGGATCGCCTATACCTCGCTGGTCAACGGCCAGGCTCAAATCATGAAAATCAATGTGGCCGATTTCGACACAATCATCCGGCTTTCCGATGGCACCTTTGATGATTTTCAACCTGCCTGGTCGGAAGATGGCCGGCAATTAGCCTTTATCCGGCTTCGCAGCGTGGGCCAGGTTTGGCTCATGGGCCAAGATGGCGAGAATCCCATCCAATTCACCCTTTCCGGCGCGATTGATGACAGCAACCCGGTCTGGTTTCCGGAAGAGGACCTGATCATCTTCAGCCAGGTGCTTGGTCTGGGCAGCCCCTCCAAACAGCTCTTCGGCATGCGTCTGGAAGATATCGGCCAATCGGAAGAATACATCATCCTCCCCGGCGCGCTCTCCAGTTACATCCCCCTGATGGATCATGCCGATATCGCTCCCGACGGGAACTGGCTAGCCTTCGACTATTGGTATTCTGATCTGCTATCCGATATTTACATCATGACCTTCCCTGGATCAAACCTAACCCAGGTCACCATTGATCCCGGGTTGGATTATGACCCAGCCTGGAAGCCCGTCCACTAA
- a CDS encoding pseudouridine-5'-phosphate glycosidase: MTSLPHAYTISKELLISQKLGTPIVALESAVITHGLPRPTNHELAANLEADIRAEGAMPATIALLEGQIKVGLTPSELEKLSNLDKTRKISPRDFGIALANKLSGGTTVAATLHVAHQAGIRVFATGGIGGVHRGSTFDVSADLPQLGKTPVLVVCAGAKSILDLPATREVLETQGVPVIGYQTDDFPAFYTRSSGMPVDYRVDTPEEAAAIATQSWDAGIQSAVLLVVPPPEETALPEAQMEEAVSAAIAEAEELGIHGAATTPFLLQRMSEITKGASLTANLALLRNNAKVAAKVAVAMSAMKKPPSH, from the coding sequence ATGACCAGCTTACCGCATGCTTATACCATATCGAAAGAACTTCTCATCAGCCAGAAACTTGGCACGCCGATTGTGGCGCTCGAATCAGCCGTGATCACCCACGGGCTGCCCCGGCCCACCAACCATGAACTGGCGGCCAATCTGGAAGCGGACATCCGCGCTGAAGGCGCGATGCCAGCCACCATCGCCCTGCTCGAAGGCCAGATCAAGGTTGGCCTAACCCCCAGCGAACTGGAAAAACTATCAAACCTCGACAAAACTCGCAAGATCAGCCCCCGCGATTTCGGGATTGCCCTCGCGAACAAATTGAGCGGCGGCACCACCGTGGCGGCCACCCTGCACGTCGCCCACCAGGCCGGCATCCGGGTCTTTGCCACCGGTGGGATCGGCGGCGTGCACCGCGGCAGCACCTTCGATGTCTCTGCGGACCTGCCTCAACTCGGTAAAACGCCAGTGTTGGTAGTCTGTGCCGGGGCCAAGTCCATCCTCGACCTGCCAGCCACCCGTGAGGTACTCGAAACCCAGGGCGTTCCCGTGATCGGTTATCAAACGGATGACTTCCCTGCTTTCTACACCCGATCCAGCGGTATGCCGGTGGATTACCGGGTGGATACCCCGGAAGAAGCCGCTGCCATCGCCACCCAATCCTGGGACGCCGGGATCCAGTCAGCCGTGCTGCTGGTAGTCCCCCCACCGGAGGAGACTGCCCTGCCGGAAGCCCAGATGGAAGAAGCCGTGTCGGCAGCGATCGCCGAAGCGGAAGAACTCGGAATTCACGGTGCGGCAACGACCCCCTTCCTGCTGCAGCGGATGAGCGAGATCACTAAAGGAGCCAGCCTGACAGCCAACCTGGCACTATTACGTAACAACGCCAAAGTTGCCGCCAAAGTGGCCGTCGCCATGTCTGCTATGAAAAAACCTCCTAGTCACTAG
- a CDS encoding ComEC/Rec2 family competence protein, translated as MQSAPKDLKPARSPLQGFLPFFWMALACTAGILIEDTLKLSGWFWAAGFALMALSLVLAYTLPKRFSFTHRLRRWVGAERRLPTALLVATSLMGGWRMAAALPSCTPQDLAYYNNRGTVQLIGMVVDAPDPRDTSINLTIMVEKLQPIEAAPTLVNPLGVSGKVLLQVPPGEDWAYGDRLQVTGKLQVPYDNADFSYQDYLSRKGIRSLMAYATVSRIDSGGGSSIRAALFTLREKGYATLHTQFPSPESDLLAGILLGRDQGLSPQLEKAFQRTGTTHIIAISGFNIAILAGLFTGVTTRLLGRKWGSIAALVGISGYTILVGADAAVVRAAIMGAAGVFGGMFGRRQNGLNSLGMAALGMMLHDPNIPWDVGFQLSIAATLGLVLYAQPIEEWFLNVMKARMAEEKAERLIGPISEFFLFTIIAQVMTLPIMAYHFGGISWIALIANPLILPVQSLVMILGGLAMLGGLLLPGLGRLLAVLAAPFVTYTIKVVTLLARLPGGDFTLPKFNALWLLLFYGLLFFLTLIPKAQQQRALKKVLTPQLGLLLVSGLVVLTWCRVLGAPDGKLHLTVLDEEGTVLIRTPTGNTVLIGGGKRPSTLNQKLGEMLPAGKRALDVLVAGSAYRDDLNALTGSLSDHPADLALWGVDPEANQTTTTVYTVLETSGTQIIPMAVGQSLQLDEGIQLEVLWTGERGAVLWLTWDNFSALLPTGKVEENWLDVPQAPDVVLLPDNLDVEDFPLNQITAWQPAVILLPLAESDLPLHGEHPVLSLLAGYPISDTYEHGWLRVSTDGEKLWVNGEY; from the coding sequence ATGCAATCAGCTCCAAAGGACCTCAAACCAGCCCGTTCACCCCTTCAGGGATTTCTGCCTTTCTTCTGGATGGCACTGGCCTGTACCGCGGGGATCCTGATCGAAGATACCCTCAAATTATCCGGATGGTTCTGGGCGGCAGGATTTGCATTGATGGCACTATCCCTGGTCCTTGCCTACACGCTGCCCAAGCGGTTCTCTTTCACGCATCGCCTCCGTCGATGGGTCGGAGCTGAACGACGTTTACCAACCGCTCTCCTGGTGGCTACGTCCCTCATGGGAGGCTGGCGGATGGCTGCAGCACTCCCCAGCTGCACACCCCAGGACCTGGCTTATTACAACAACCGCGGCACCGTGCAGTTGATCGGAATGGTCGTGGATGCGCCTGACCCCCGTGACACCAGCATCAACTTGACCATTATGGTGGAAAAACTGCAGCCCATTGAAGCCGCTCCCACTCTGGTCAATCCCCTGGGGGTCTCAGGAAAAGTGTTGCTGCAAGTGCCACCCGGAGAGGATTGGGCTTATGGCGACCGGCTGCAGGTCACCGGCAAGCTACAGGTCCCTTATGACAATGCTGATTTCTCCTATCAGGACTACCTCTCCCGCAAGGGGATCCGAAGCCTGATGGCCTATGCCACGGTCAGCCGAATAGACAGCGGTGGTGGCAGCTCCATCCGCGCAGCGCTCTTCACACTGCGTGAAAAGGGCTACGCCACCCTGCACACCCAATTCCCCTCCCCGGAATCCGACCTGCTGGCTGGGATCCTGCTGGGTCGTGATCAGGGACTCTCACCCCAATTGGAAAAAGCCTTCCAGCGGACCGGTACGACCCACATTATTGCCATCTCAGGGTTCAATATCGCGATCCTGGCCGGGCTTTTCACGGGGGTCACCACGCGCCTGCTGGGACGAAAATGGGGCTCGATTGCTGCCTTAGTGGGCATCAGTGGTTACACCATCCTGGTTGGTGCGGATGCTGCCGTGGTGCGAGCTGCCATCATGGGCGCGGCAGGCGTTTTTGGCGGTATGTTTGGCCGCCGGCAAAACGGGCTCAACAGTCTGGGAATGGCTGCCCTGGGGATGATGCTGCATGATCCGAATATTCCTTGGGACGTTGGGTTTCAACTTTCGATCGCTGCCACCCTGGGCCTGGTGCTTTATGCGCAGCCTATTGAAGAGTGGTTCCTGAACGTGATGAAAGCCAGAATGGCTGAGGAAAAAGCGGAACGACTGATTGGTCCAATCTCAGAGTTCTTCCTGTTCACCATCATCGCCCAGGTGATGACCCTCCCAATTATGGCCTATCACTTCGGCGGCATCTCCTGGATCGCCCTGATCGCCAACCCCTTGATCCTGCCAGTCCAATCGCTGGTGATGATCCTGGGCGGACTTGCTATGCTGGGAGGTCTGCTCCTGCCGGGGTTGGGCCGTCTGCTGGCTGTGCTGGCCGCGCCTTTTGTGACCTATACCATCAAGGTGGTCACCCTGCTGGCCCGATTGCCGGGTGGGGACTTCACCCTGCCAAAGTTCAATGCGCTCTGGTTATTACTCTTCTATGGCTTACTCTTCTTCCTGACGTTGATCCCCAAAGCCCAACAGCAACGGGCCCTGAAAAAAGTATTGACCCCGCAACTCGGTCTGCTGCTTGTGTCAGGACTGGTTGTGCTGACCTGGTGCAGGGTGTTGGGTGCACCGGATGGGAAACTGCACCTCACAGTATTGGATGAGGAAGGGACAGTGCTGATCCGAACGCCAACCGGAAACACCGTGCTGATCGGTGGCGGCAAACGCCCCTCCACCCTCAACCAAAAGCTGGGAGAAATGCTGCCGGCTGGGAAGCGCGCATTGGATGTCCTGGTAGCGGGCAGCGCTTACCGTGACGACCTCAACGCACTGACCGGCAGCCTGTCCGATCATCCCGCTGACCTGGCGCTGTGGGGCGTGGACCCGGAAGCCAACCAGACCACTACAACCGTTTACACCGTGCTTGAAACCAGCGGGACCCAAATCATACCAATGGCAGTTGGGCAGTCGCTCCAACTCGACGAGGGCATCCAATTGGAGGTGTTGTGGACAGGTGAGCGCGGGGCTGTGCTTTGGCTGACCTGGGATAATTTCAGCGCGTTGCTGCCCACCGGTAAGGTCGAAGAGAACTGGCTGGACGTGCCGCAAGCGCCTGACGTGGTCCTGCTGCCGGATAATCTGGATGTGGAGGATTTCCCTTTGAACCAAATAACCGCCTGGCAGCCCGCCGTGATCCTGCTCCCCCTGGCAGAGTCGGACTTGCCCCTCCACGGTGAGCATCCGGTCTTGTCTCTTCTGGCCGGTTATCCCATATCGGATACTTATGAGCATGGCTGGCTGCGGGTCAGCACAGATGGTGAGAAGTTGTGGGTCAATGGGGAATATTGA
- a CDS encoding DUF2892 domain-containing protein, whose protein sequence is MMKNMSSLDRILRIIIAAGVGVLYFIGVLSGAWAIVLGVLAVIFLITGLIGFCPLYKLFGIATLKKSE, encoded by the coding sequence ATTATGAAGAACATGAGTAGTTTAGATCGCATTTTGCGCATTATTATTGCTGCTGGCGTTGGAGTACTTTATTTTATCGGTGTGCTTTCAGGCGCTTGGGCTATTGTTTTGGGTGTTCTGGCAGTGATTTTTCTCATTACTGGGCTAATCGGCTTCTGCCCGCTGTATAAATTATTTGGGATTGCCACCCTGAAGAAGAGTGAATAA
- a CDS encoding inositol monophosphatase produces MQPTLDFIKQLALDAGKILQDMADGELDIQHKSEKDLVTRVDRASEDFIIGSIKKAFTNHTINAEESGHTSGTAEHQWFIDPIDGTLNFAHRVPFYCVSIAYAYQGEVTLGVVYDPVRQECFSAELGEGAHLNGKPIHVSSYEKLVDCMLSTGFPGNRWGAPDDNLHDFYHFSLAAQTVRRLGSAALDLTYVAAGRLDGFWEKSVHNWDIAAAGLIVQEAGGVVTNIFGGSDYLKDPISIAAANPVIHPQILEVLAKVREEYN; encoded by the coding sequence ATGCAGCCTACACTCGATTTTATTAAGCAACTTGCCCTTGATGCCGGAAAGATCCTGCAGGATATGGCCGATGGCGAATTGGATATTCAACACAAAAGCGAGAAAGACCTGGTCACTCGTGTGGACCGGGCCTCAGAAGATTTCATCATCGGATCCATCAAGAAAGCCTTCACGAATCACACCATCAATGCCGAGGAATCAGGTCACACATCCGGAACGGCAGAGCATCAATGGTTCATTGATCCCATAGATGGCACATTGAACTTTGCCCACAGGGTTCCCTTTTACTGCGTTTCCATCGCCTATGCCTATCAGGGCGAAGTGACCCTGGGTGTGGTCTATGATCCCGTCCGCCAGGAGTGCTTCAGCGCAGAATTAGGTGAAGGCGCTCATCTCAATGGCAAACCGATCCATGTCTCGTCCTATGAGAAATTGGTGGATTGCATGCTGTCCACGGGTTTCCCTGGCAATCGCTGGGGCGCACCGGATGACAACCTGCACGATTTCTATCATTTTTCATTGGCCGCCCAAACTGTCCGCCGGTTAGGGTCCGCTGCCCTCGATCTGACTTATGTGGCGGCTGGACGACTGGATGGCTTCTGGGAGAAGAGCGTGCACAATTGGGACATTGCAGCCGCCGGGTTGATCGTCCAGGAGGCGGGTGGCGTGGTCACCAATATCTTTGGCGGCAGCGACTACCTCAAAGACCCTATCAGCATCGCCGCAGCTAACCCCGTCATTCACCCGCAGATCTTGGAAGTGTTGGCGAAAGTCCGCGAAGAATATAACTAA
- a CDS encoding Ni/Fe hydrogenase subunit alpha codes for MTTLRFPLSRIEGHARVEMEVQDGEVVSAQFQAIEMRGFRYFVQGTPAEQMPVIVPRICGVCSTAHHVASVKALENALEVEPPKLANEIRELLLLGQLIQNQATSLFIFTMPDRVGASSIFHMEDSEANPEQQLSLAQRALKVRQIGTKLITLAGGQFIHPVKAIIGGVTSGIKAEDAKQMLKELQDTITTACELFDEYWDMSLAMKERIGTWGDDEPACYIASTGVNRPEFNSSVIRVLGPNGNEKATFPPESFRDFLDYQTTDYSFAGKSSFEGMVLRANSLARMNLTRSMGTPCADYYLERLTTEFGKPAHPILLFDLCRGIELVYAFERAIEMLSEDLDYEDTSVPYSLRDGEGYGLVEAPRGPLIHHYTIENGLIADAEFIIPTVHNMGAIERALKVAGERYITPQGINLELEKAVGRVVRAFDPCIACATQ; via the coding sequence ATGACCACCCTCAGATTCCCCCTCAGTCGGATTGAAGGCCATGCCCGGGTTGAAATGGAAGTTCAGGATGGTGAGGTCGTTTCAGCCCAATTTCAGGCAATCGAGATGCGTGGATTTCGCTATTTTGTACAGGGGACGCCCGCTGAACAGATGCCGGTGATTGTCCCTCGGATTTGCGGTGTTTGCTCCACAGCCCACCATGTCGCCTCGGTCAAGGCCTTGGAAAATGCCCTCGAAGTTGAACCGCCAAAATTAGCTAATGAGATCCGCGAGCTGCTCTTGCTGGGCCAATTGATCCAGAACCAGGCAACCTCGCTCTTTATTTTCACCATGCCCGATCGGGTGGGTGCCAGTTCCATCTTTCACATGGAGGACAGCGAGGCGAACCCGGAACAGCAGCTCAGTCTGGCCCAACGAGCGCTCAAAGTGCGCCAGATCGGCACTAAATTGATTACCCTGGCCGGCGGGCAATTTATCCATCCGGTGAAAGCGATCATTGGCGGTGTAACCAGCGGGATCAAAGCCGAAGACGCCAAACAGATGCTTAAGGAACTGCAGGATACGATCACGACCGCCTGCGAGTTATTCGATGAATATTGGGATATGTCTCTGGCGATGAAGGAGCGAATCGGTACCTGGGGGGATGACGAACCAGCTTGTTACATTGCCTCGACAGGCGTTAACCGGCCGGAATTCAACAGCAGCGTTATCCGGGTACTGGGTCCCAATGGAAATGAAAAAGCAACCTTCCCGCCGGAGAGCTTCCGTGATTTTTTGGATTATCAAACAACAGACTACAGTTTTGCCGGGAAATCGAGTTTTGAGGGGATGGTGCTGCGGGCTAACAGTTTGGCAAGGATGAACCTGACTCGTTCCATGGGAACGCCCTGTGCGGATTATTATTTGGAACGGTTAACCACGGAATTTGGTAAACCGGCGCACCCGATTTTACTCTTTGACCTTTGCCGCGGGATTGAACTGGTCTATGCCTTTGAACGTGCGATTGAAATGCTTTCGGAGGATTTAGACTACGAAGACACCTCGGTGCCCTACAGCCTGCGGGATGGTGAGGGGTATGGCCTGGTGGAAGCGCCGCGCGGTCCACTAATCCATCATTACACCATCGAGAATGGCCTGATCGCCGATGCGGAATTCATCATCCCCACCGTGCATAATATGGGTGCGATCGAACGAGCCCTGAAAGTGGCCGGTGAACGGTATATTACCCCGCAGGGTATCAACCTGGAACTTGAAAAGGCTGTCGGACGGGTCGTCCGAGCATTTGACCCCTGCATTGCCTGCGCGACACAGTAG